A section of the Methanocaldococcus sp. FS406-22 genome encodes:
- a CDS encoding sugar phosphate isomerase/epimerase yields MIGICMRSKEGFMFNNKLIDWGLHYNPKIVKDNNIIGYHAPILDLDKKESIPILKNIIKEIRGKSYLTIHLHNGKNREIDKEALIENLSIVNEFAQENSIKLCIENLRQGFSSNPNNIIEIADEINCFITFDIGHIPYDKRVEFLEICSDRIYNSHVYEIEKDGRHLPPKNLNNLKPILDRLLDVKCEMFLIELMEIKEILATERMLRDYLEKYW; encoded by the coding sequence ATGATAGGCATCTGCATGCGTTCTAAGGAGGGATTTATGTTTAACAACAAGTTAATAGATTGGGGCTTGCACTATAACCCAAAAATTGTAAAAGATAACAACATTATCGGCTATCATGCTCCAATTTTGGATTTAGATAAAAAAGAGAGTATTCCAATTTTAAAAAACATAATTAAAGAGATTAGAGGAAAGAGCTATTTAACAATTCACTTACACAATGGAAAAAACAGAGAGATTGATAAAGAGGCATTAATTGAAAATCTATCGATTGTCAATGAATTTGCTCAAGAAAATAGCATAAAATTATGCATAGAGAATTTAAGGCAAGGATTTTCATCAAATCCAAATAATATAATTGAGATAGCGGATGAAATCAACTGCTTTATAACGTTTGATATTGGGCATATTCCTTATGATAAGAGAGTAGAGTTCTTAGAAATCTGCTCAGACAGAATTTATAACTCCCACGTTTATGAGATTGAAAAAGATGGAAGGCATTTACCACCAAAAAATCTCAACAATTTAAAGCCAATACTGGATAGACTCTTAGATGTTAAATGTGAGATGTTTTTAATTGAACTAATGGAGATTAAAGAAATTTTAGCTACTGAAAGAATGTTGAGAGATTATTTAGAAAAATATTGGTGA
- a CDS encoding NADH ubiquinone dehydrogenase, producing MVIATTWLCCCSGCHISLLDLHEELLNLLENVELIHCPVLMDVKEIPDEIDIALIEGGIRNKENEEIAKEMRNKAKIVIAFGTCATFGGVPGLGNLYSKEEILEKVYKTTLSTKNDEGIIPSEEVPPLTSRVKPLSEIIDVDYFIPGCPPNPEMIAKVLKALLEGKKPELPKKNLCDECPRKKSTNGISIGKIKRKFEGKPDPERCLLEQGYLCLGIVTRAGCGALCPRAGVPCSGCNGPTDAVIDQGAKMISALCSDFGIDKDKETDPTALPKSIKDKIGSFYKFTLPSALIPGKLR from the coding sequence ATGGTAATAGCAACTACTTGGTTGTGTTGCTGTTCTGGATGCCATATAAGCTTGTTAGATTTGCATGAAGAGCTTTTAAACTTGTTGGAGAATGTTGAACTTATCCATTGCCCTGTATTAATGGATGTTAAGGAGATTCCTGATGAAATAGACATTGCATTAATTGAAGGTGGAATTAGGAATAAAGAAAATGAAGAAATAGCTAAAGAAATGAGAAATAAAGCCAAAATAGTTATTGCTTTTGGAACGTGTGCCACTTTTGGAGGAGTCCCTGGCTTAGGAAACTTATACTCAAAAGAAGAGATTTTAGAGAAAGTTTATAAGACAACTCTATCAACAAAGAATGATGAGGGCATTATTCCAAGTGAAGAAGTTCCTCCATTAACTTCAAGGGTTAAACCACTCTCTGAGATTATTGATGTCGATTACTTCATCCCAGGATGCCCACCAAATCCAGAGATGATAGCTAAAGTGTTAAAAGCACTATTAGAAGGAAAAAAACCAGAATTGCCAAAGAAAAACCTATGTGATGAATGTCCAAGGAAGAAAAGCACTAATGGAATCTCTATAGGTAAAATAAAAAGAAAATTTGAAGGGAAACCAGACCCAGAAAGATGTCTCTTAGAGCAGGGCTATCTCTGTCTCGGTATAGTAACAAGGGCTGGCTGTGGAGCACTCTGCCCAAGAGCTGGCGTGCCATGTAGTGGCTGTAATGGGCCGACAGATGCGGTTATAGACCAAGGGGCTAAGATGATTTCCGCCCTATGCTCTGACTTTGGAATAGACAAAGATAAAGAAACAGACCCAACTGCCCTACCTAAATCAATAAAAGATAAGATTGGAAGTTTTTATAAATTTACCCTTCCAAGTGCCTTAATTCCAGGAAAATTAAGATAA
- a CDS encoding DUF3343 domain-containing protein, with amino-acid sequence MIGKLKNLFKLKKETKKEKESLEGKGLIIFENTKDAMKAENILKGKYKIKVVAPPAEIREGCDLAIEYELIDEFGIKRELEINGIKPLKFISLSDYSLKPLELIKVKEVDGFILVRCGNMKITIDKEGNIVNISGGGCPDVPYLALKLKGKNIKEIKEEETPKNLGFTLCAYTLHKAYEKAKELVNE; translated from the coding sequence TTGATAGGAAAACTAAAAAATTTATTTAAATTAAAAAAAGAAACAAAAAAAGAAAAAGAAAGCTTGGAGGGAAAAGGACTAATAATATTTGAAAATACAAAGGATGCCATGAAGGCTGAAAATATATTAAAAGGCAAATATAAGATTAAGGTTGTTGCTCCACCGGCAGAGATTAGAGAGGGCTGTGATTTGGCAATAGAGTATGAGTTAATAGATGAATTTGGGATTAAAAGAGAATTGGAAATTAATGGAATAAAGCCTTTAAAATTTATCTCTTTAAGTGATTATTCTTTAAAACCATTGGAGTTGATAAAGGTTAAAGAAGTAGATGGCTTTATCTTAGTTAGATGTGGAAATATGAAGATAACCATTGATAAAGAGGGAAATATCGTTAATATCTCTGGTGGTGGCTGTCCAGACGTGCCTTATTTAGCATTAAAATTAAAGGGAAAGAATATTAAAGAGATTAAAGAGGAAGAAACTCCAAAAAATTTGGGTTTTACTTTGTGTGCATACACATTACATAAAGCTTATGAAAAGGCAAAAGAGTTGGTTAATGAATAA
- a CDS encoding double-cubane-cluster-containing anaerobic reductase, whose product MMQLKAIEKLMQKFASRKEQLYKQKEEGKKVFGMFCAYVPIEIILAADAIPVGLCGGKNDTIPIAEEDLPRNLCPLIKSSYGFKKAKTCPYFEASDIVIGETTCEGKKKMFELMERLVPMHIMHLPHMKDDASLNIWINEVKKLKELVEKETGNKITEEKLKETVDKVNKVRELFYKLYELRKNKPTPIRGLDVLKLFQFAYLLDIDDTIEILEDLIKELEERVKKGEGYEGKRILITGCPMVAGNNKIVELIEEVGGVVVGEESCTGTRFFENYVEGYSIEDIAKRYFKIPCACRFKNDERIENIKRLVKELDVDGVVYYTLQYCHTFNIEGAKVEEALKEEGIPVIRIETDYSESDREQLKTRLEAFIEMI is encoded by the coding sequence ATGATGCAATTAAAGGCAATTGAGAAGTTGATGCAAAAGTTTGCAAGTAGAAAAGAACAACTCTACAAGCAAAAAGAAGAAGGCAAAAAAGTCTTTGGAATGTTCTGTGCCTATGTTCCGATAGAGATTATCTTAGCTGCAGATGCAATTCCAGTTGGTTTGTGTGGAGGGAAGAATGATACAATCCCAATAGCAGAGGAGGATTTACCAAGAAACCTCTGCCCCTTAATAAAATCATCCTATGGATTTAAGAAGGCAAAAACTTGTCCATACTTTGAGGCATCAGATATAGTTATTGGAGAAACCACCTGCGAAGGAAAGAAGAAGATGTTTGAGTTGATGGAGAGATTAGTACCTATGCATATTATGCATCTCCCTCATATGAAAGATGATGCCTCCCTAAACATATGGATTAATGAAGTTAAGAAACTAAAGGAATTGGTTGAAAAAGAAACTGGAAATAAAATAACAGAAGAGAAATTAAAAGAGACAGTTGATAAGGTAAATAAAGTTAGAGAGTTGTTTTATAAACTCTATGAGTTGAGGAAGAATAAACCAACTCCAATTAGAGGTTTAGATGTTTTAAAGCTCTTCCAATTTGCTTATTTATTGGATATTGATGATACTATAGAGATTTTGGAGGATTTAATTAAAGAGTTGGAGGAGAGAGTTAAAAAAGGAGAAGGTTATGAAGGTAAAAGAATTTTAATAACTGGCTGTCCAATGGTTGCTGGAAATAACAAGATTGTTGAGCTTATTGAAGAGGTTGGAGGAGTTGTTGTTGGTGAAGAGAGTTGTACAGGAACAAGGTTCTTTGAAAACTATGTTGAGGGCTACAGCATAGAAGATATAGCAAAAAGATACTTCAAAATCCCTTGTGCATGCAGATTTAAAAATGATGAGAGAATTGAGAATATAAAAAGATTGGTTAAGGAATTGGATGTTGATGGAGTTGTTTATTACACTCTGCAATATTGCCACACATTCAACATAGAGGGGGCTAAGGTAGAGGAAGCATTAAAAGAGGAAGGTATTCCAGTTATAAGAATTGAAACTGATTACTCTGAAAGTGATAGGGAGCAGTTAAAAACAAGGTTGGAGGCATTTATTGAGATGATTTAG
- the apgM gene encoding 2,3-bisphosphoglycerate-independent phosphoglycerate mutase, translating into MRAILILLDGLGDRGSEILDNKTPLQFANTPNLDRLAENGMCGLMTTYKEGIPLGTEVAHFLLWGYSLEEFPGRGVIEALGEDVEIEENAVYLRASLGFVKKDENGFLVIDRRTKDISRDEIEKLISDFPTFVDGYEFELIYSYDVHFILKIKEKNGWISDKISDSDPFYKNRHVMKVQAVKELCKSEVEYNKAKDTARALNKYLLSVYKILQNHKINRKRRKLEKMPANFLLTKWASRYKKVESFKERWGMNAVILAESSLFRGLAKFLGMDFIKIESFEEGINLISELDYDFIHLHTKAPDEAAHTKNPLNKVRVIEKIDKLIGNLRLRDDDLLIITADHSTPSVGDLIHSGESVPILFYGKNVRTDNVREFNEIACSNGHLKIRGDELMPLILNYTDRALLYGLRAGNRLRRYIPKDDDIELLEG; encoded by the coding sequence ATGAGAGCTATTTTAATCCTATTGGATGGTTTAGGAGATAGAGGTTCTGAAATCTTAGATAATAAAACTCCATTACAATTTGCAAACACTCCAAATTTAGATAGATTAGCTGAAAATGGAATGTGCGGCTTAATGACAACATATAAAGAAGGCATTCCTCTGGGGACGGAAGTAGCTCACTTTCTACTTTGGGGCTATTCCTTAGAAGAATTTCCGGGAAGAGGGGTTATTGAGGCTTTAGGAGAGGATGTTGAGATTGAGGAAAATGCCGTTTATCTGAGAGCATCATTGGGTTTTGTTAAAAAGGATGAAAATGGATTTTTGGTAATAGATAGAAGAACTAAGGATATTAGCAGAGATGAAATTGAAAAATTAATAAGTGATTTCCCTACTTTTGTAGATGGATATGAGTTTGAGCTTATCTATTCTTACGATGTTCATTTTATATTAAAAATTAAAGAGAAAAATGGCTGGATTTCAGATAAAATCTCTGATTCAGACCCATTCTATAAAAATAGACATGTTATGAAAGTTCAAGCAGTAAAAGAGCTTTGTAAAAGTGAGGTAGAGTATAACAAAGCAAAAGACACTGCAAGGGCTTTAAATAAATATCTTTTAAGTGTATACAAAATCCTACAAAATCATAAAATAAACAGAAAGAGAAGAAAGTTGGAGAAGATGCCAGCTAACTTTTTATTGACAAAATGGGCTTCAAGATATAAAAAAGTAGAAAGCTTTAAAGAAAGATGGGGAATGAACGCTGTTATCTTAGCAGAAAGCTCACTATTTAGAGGATTAGCCAAATTCTTAGGCATGGATTTTATAAAGATTGAGAGCTTTGAGGAAGGAATAAATTTAATTTCGGAGTTGGATTATGATTTCATCCATTTACATACGAAAGCTCCAGATGAAGCCGCACACACTAAAAATCCATTAAATAAGGTTAGAGTTATTGAAAAAATTGATAAACTTATAGGCAATTTAAGGCTAAGGGATGATGACTTATTAATAATAACTGCAGACCACTCAACACCCTCTGTTGGAGATTTAATCCATTCTGGTGAGAGTGTTCCAATCCTATTTTACGGCAAAAATGTTAGAACTGATAATGTTAGAGAGTTTAATGAAATTGCTTGCTCAAATGGGCATTTGAAGATAAGAGGAGATGAACTAATGCCTCTAATTTTAAACTACACTGATAGAGCTTTATTATATGGATTGAGAGCTGGAAATAGGTTAAGGCGTTACATTCCAAAAGATGATGACATAGAACTATTGGAGGGATAG
- a CDS encoding hydrogenase iron-sulfur subunit, which translates to MEWEPKIIGFCCNWCTYGGADTAGVGRMQYPPSIRIIRVMCSGRIEPSLILKAFREGADGVFVGGCHLGDCHYDSGNYKWQRRAIFLKQLLPEFGIEPERFRFEWISASEGEKFQKTMIEFYNTIKALGPLKLNEKLKE; encoded by the coding sequence ATGGAATGGGAGCCAAAGATCATTGGTTTTTGTTGCAACTGGTGCACTTACGGAGGAGCAGATACAGCAGGAGTTGGAAGGATGCAGTATCCTCCAAGCATAAGAATAATTAGAGTTATGTGTTCTGGAAGAATTGAGCCATCCCTAATTTTAAAGGCGTTTAGAGAGGGAGCAGATGGGGTTTTTGTTGGAGGCTGCCACTTGGGAGACTGCCACTATGATTCTGGAAACTACAAATGGCAAAGAAGGGCTATCTTTTTAAAGCAATTGCTTCCAGAATTTGGCATTGAGCCAGAGAGATTTAGATTTGAGTGGATTTCTGCATCTGAAGGAGAAAAATTCCAAAAGACAATGATAGAGTTCTATAACACAATAAAAGCATTAGGTCCATTAAAACTAAATGAAAAATTAAAAGAATAA